A single window of Ananas comosus cultivar F153 linkage group 17, ASM154086v1, whole genome shotgun sequence DNA harbors:
- the LOC109722949 gene encoding uncharacterized protein LOC109722949, whose translation MGCISSKLLATTADFDREIEFPTNENHVVSLTSTTYGLLNLERHEEKSALKEWRRSPHVFVVPQSKKRVSKEAAPEIINAWDLMKDLEEEAPIWSQKKKPAKPHVSIHLWSPAKAIVAASPKKPKRKTLGRENNNSPLQPSSEKSDLDSNRVLKPLNSSENSKCVGLSSTIPKRSTPLSASTPLSVSIHRSGNDSSVSSSRRSLSPLFDPELLASMERELLLFDEGEQIKKVVASEPGSRKAQESNLLLNSFELKCLPGGENSVVLYTTTLRGIRKTFEDCNAVRSTIESHDVRIVERDLSMDSGYREELRMLMGTREVKVPVLFVKGRLIGGAEEVLKLEEDGKMGVMLEGIERAKEWCKGCGGVRFVMCRDCNGSCKVLDEEEKKMVKCGECNENGLIHCPICCSV comes from the coding sequence ATGGGTTGCATCTCCTCCAAATTACTTGCCACCACCGCGGATTTCGATCGAGAGATCGAGTTCCCCACCAACGAAAACCATGTCGTCTCCCTCACCTCCACCACCTATGGCTTGCTCAACCTCGAACGCCACGAAGAGAAGAGCGCATTGAAGGAATGGAGAAGATCACCCCATGTTTTCGTTGTTCCCCAATCGAAGAAGAGGGTTTCGAAAGAAGCAGCTCCAGAGATCATCAATGCGTGGGATCTGATGAAGGATCTCGAGGAAGAGGCGCCCATTTGGTCTCAGAAGAAGAAACCCGCTAAACCTCACGTTTCGATCCATCTATGGTCTCCGGCGAAAGCCATTGTCGCGGCTTCGCCGAAGAAGCCGAAGAGGAAGACGCTGGGGAGGGAGAACAACAACAGCCCACTCCAGCCGAGTTCGGAAAAATCCGATCTCGATTCGAATCGGGTCTTGAAACCCTTGAATTCGTCGGAGAATTCGAAATGTGTGGGGCTCAGTTCGACGATTCCGAAAAGGAGCACTCCTTTGAGCGCAAGTACTCCTTTGAGTGTAAGCATTCACAGGTCAGGGAATGATTCTTCGGTTTCTTCGTCGAGACGGAGCCTCAGCCCTCTCTTCGACCCGGAGCTTCTCGCTTCCATGGAAAGGGAGCTCCTCCTTTTCGATGAAGGAGAGCAGATCAAAAAGGTGGTAGCTTCGGAACCCGGTAGTCGAAAAGCACAAGAATCAAACTTGCTTCTCAATTCCTTTGAATTGAAGTGCCTGCCTGGGGGGGAAAACTCTGTTGTTCTCTACACGACAACACTGAGAGGGATCAGAAAAACCTTTGAGGATTGCAATGCCGTCAGATCGACGATCGAATCGCACGACGTTCGGATTGTGGAGCGAGACCTTTCGATGGATTCGGGATATAGAGAAGAGCTCAGAATGCTGATGGGTACGAGGGAAGTGAAAGTCCCAGTTTTGTTTGTGAAGGGGAGATTGATCGGCGGAGCGGAGGAGGTGCTCAAGTTAGAAGAGGACGGGAAAATGGGGGTTATGTTGGAGGGGATTGAGAGGGCCAAAGAGTGGTGCAAAGGGTGCGGAGGGGTGAGGTTTGTGATGTGCAGGGATTGCAACGGGAGCTGCAAGGTGTTGgatgaggaggagaagaagatggtTAAGTGTGGGGAGTGCAATGAGAATGGGTTGATCCATTGCCCGATTTGTTGTTCAGTTTGA
- the LOC109722952 gene encoding small nuclear ribonucleoprotein Sm D2-like — MSMEEDTTVKKEEEEFNTGPLSVLMMSVKNNTQVLINCRNNKKLLGRVRAFDRHCNMVLENVREMWTEVPKTGKGKKKALPVNKDRFISKMFLRGDSVIIVLRNPK; from the exons ATGTCAATGGAGGAGGATACAACT gtaaagaaagaggaagaggaattCAATACTGGTCCTCTATCAGTTCTAATGATGAGTGTGAAGAATAACACACAG GTGCTCATCAACTGTAGGAACAACAAGAAGTTACTTGGTCGTGTCAGGGCCTTTGATCGTCACTGCAACATGGTTCTTGAGAATGTGAGGGAGATGTGGACTGAG gtacCGAAGACTGGTAAAGGCAAGAAAAAAGCACTTCCTGTGAACAAGGATAGGTTCATCAGTAAGATGTTCCTCCGTGGGGATTCTGTTATAATTGTTCTCAGGAATCCAAAATGA